One Deltaproteobacteria bacterium genomic window carries:
- a CDS encoding ribosome maturation factor RimP has protein sequence MGEIISNVKELIAPILADNHLELVDAEYIMEGGRWILRIFIDKEEGVTLDDCERASREISAVLDVKDIIHNSYVLEVSSPGLDRPLTKSDDFIRYRNKKARIKTKLPIDGRRKFSVVIEGVDGNDVVARDSENRVWRIAVSNIQKARLEIV, from the coding sequence ATGGGAGAAATAATATCTAATGTTAAAGAACTTATTGCCCCGATTCTTGCTGATAATCATCTGGAACTTGTAGATGCTGAATACATAATGGAAGGCGGCAGATGGATTTTACGGATTTTTATAGATAAAGAAGAAGGTGTTACATTGGATGATTGTGAAAGGGCAAGCAGGGAAATAAGTGCAGTCCTGGATGTTAAGGACATTATACACAACAGTTATGTTCTTGAAGTGTCCTCACCCGGACTGGACAGACCCCTTACAAAATCTGATGATTTCATAAGATATAGAAACAAAAAGGCACGGATAAAGACAAAATTGCCTATAGACGGCAGAAGAAAATTTAGTGTAGTAATTGAAGGTGTTGATGGTAACGATGTGGTTGCAAGGGACAGCGAGAACAGGGTGTGGAGAATAGCGGTATCAAATATTCAAAAGGCAAGATTGGAGATAGTTTAG